One genomic segment of Blastopirellula marina includes these proteins:
- a CDS encoding DUF1549 and DUF1553 domain-containing protein, translating into MKATFARFCLSLFAPAIALATVAPLSAESLGDERPSGKVMPTIIERFTPEDVAETPDFQKHVSPLMGRLGCNGRSCHGSFQGRGGFMLSLFGYDFKADHAAITEGDDPRVDTDSPDESMLIYKPTDEDMHEGGKRYELNSWEHRVLHNWIKDGAKFDASHVAVLEKLQVTPEEIVFRNQDQSEPLRVIAHWADGTKEDVTPLCRFTTNDDQVAAINGDGIVTSGEAGDTHVVVAYDKAVVAIPVLHPVSKLIGENYPAVPTPTKIDELVVQKLKKMGIVPSDLASDEQFLRRVSLDIAGTLPSPSEIRAFVADKDPAKREKKIDQLLDTPAYVAKMTTLLCDITGNNDQQLVNVSPMRVGPAQEWYDWIYDRVEKNTPYDEIAAGIVLARSRLEGESYREFCEEMSDMYRDGGSFADRDYMTHYWARREFREPEERAIAFAYAFMGVRIQCAQCHKHPFDVWSKNDFDEFKTFFTGARFATQPPRFDQDGFAQYEEILEKLDIDKSLKGNQQRREFAKELQKGKTVPFPELVVMPVSNISRNAKNNKNRKGLPSRSPEARVLGEDAIDLRDYEDVRQPVMEWLRGKDNPYFARAIVNRIWATYFSVGIVHPTDDLSLGNPPSNEPLLDYLAKGFIEHNYDLKWVHREIALSRTYQLSWVPNETNRLDTRNFSRSVPRRLPAEVAYDIIQQATAGDDSMGTYLTNIEDRAISIPGTRIQGNASYPLQIFGRSERASNCDCDRSMEATLLQTVFLQNDFSLHASMASSDSWIGQVEKSMKPPIDKKSTEVGKIQAQIKRLYEQMGNGRAVAERMAANGNPEKAKEIRQKLAAGKKRLEVLRAELERAQRKQEKEKAAPAAFDSPAEMVTEAYLRTLSREPSEKEMTISLAHLRSADEPVDGLHDLMWALLNTKEFIVNH; encoded by the coding sequence ATGAAAGCCACTTTCGCTCGCTTCTGTCTCTCGTTATTCGCCCCGGCGATTGCCTTGGCGACCGTGGCCCCGCTTTCCGCGGAGTCGCTCGGAGACGAACGACCTTCCGGCAAAGTCATGCCCACGATCATCGAGCGTTTCACGCCTGAAGACGTTGCCGAGACGCCTGACTTTCAGAAGCACGTCTCGCCATTGATGGGCCGCTTGGGCTGCAATGGCCGCAGCTGCCATGGTTCGTTCCAGGGACGTGGCGGGTTCATGCTCTCGCTGTTTGGTTACGACTTCAAAGCGGATCATGCCGCGATCACCGAGGGGGACGACCCACGTGTCGACACCGACTCGCCTGATGAAAGCATGCTCATCTACAAGCCAACCGATGAAGACATGCACGAAGGGGGCAAGCGTTACGAACTGAACAGCTGGGAACACCGCGTTCTGCATAATTGGATCAAGGATGGGGCGAAGTTCGACGCGTCGCACGTGGCTGTCCTTGAGAAGCTGCAAGTTACGCCGGAAGAAATCGTCTTCCGCAATCAAGACCAATCGGAACCCCTGCGTGTTATCGCCCACTGGGCCGACGGCACCAAAGAAGACGTCACCCCACTGTGCCGTTTCACAACGAACGACGACCAGGTTGCTGCGATCAACGGCGACGGCATCGTCACCAGCGGCGAAGCAGGCGACACGCACGTTGTCGTCGCTTATGACAAGGCAGTCGTGGCCATTCCCGTTCTGCACCCGGTCAGCAAGTTGATCGGCGAGAACTATCCCGCCGTTCCAACGCCAACCAAGATCGATGAACTCGTCGTTCAGAAGCTGAAGAAAATGGGCATCGTCCCTTCTGATCTGGCATCGGACGAACAGTTCCTTCGCCGAGTGAGCCTCGACATTGCCGGGACTTTGCCTTCGCCGAGTGAGATCCGCGCGTTCGTGGCCGATAAGGACCCTGCCAAGCGTGAGAAGAAGATCGACCAGCTTCTTGATACTCCGGCCTACGTTGCCAAGATGACCACTTTGCTGTGCGACATCACCGGCAACAACGACCAGCAACTGGTCAACGTGTCGCCGATGCGAGTCGGACCAGCGCAGGAATGGTACGACTGGATCTACGATCGTGTTGAGAAGAACACTCCGTACGACGAAATCGCCGCCGGAATCGTGCTGGCTCGCAGCCGCCTGGAAGGGGAGAGCTACCGCGAATTCTGTGAAGAGATGAGCGACATGTACCGCGACGGAGGCTCTTTCGCCGATCGCGACTATATGACGCACTACTGGGCTCGCCGCGAATTCCGCGAACCAGAAGAACGGGCCATTGCTTTCGCTTACGCGTTCATGGGCGTGCGGATTCAGTGTGCCCAGTGCCATAAACACCCGTTCGATGTCTGGTCGAAGAATGACTTCGACGAGTTCAAGACCTTCTTCACCGGTGCTCGGTTCGCTACTCAGCCGCCACGCTTCGACCAGGATGGCTTTGCTCAGTACGAAGAAATCCTCGAAAAGCTTGATATCGACAAGAGTCTGAAAGGGAATCAGCAGCGTCGCGAGTTCGCGAAGGAACTGCAAAAGGGAAAGACCGTTCCCTTCCCGGAACTTGTCGTGATGCCGGTCAGCAACATCAGCCGCAATGCGAAGAACAACAAGAACCGCAAAGGGCTCCCTTCGCGTTCGCCTGAGGCCCGTGTTTTGGGTGAAGACGCGATCGACCTTCGCGATTACGAAGACGTCCGCCAGCCGGTCATGGAATGGCTTCGCGGGAAGGACAACCCTTACTTCGCTCGCGCCATCGTCAATCGTATCTGGGCAACCTACTTCAGCGTGGGTATCGTTCATCCGACCGACGACTTGAGCCTGGGCAATCCTCCAAGCAACGAACCTCTGCTGGATTACCTGGCCAAGGGCTTCATCGAGCACAACTACGACCTGAAGTGGGTTCATCGCGAAATCGCCCTGAGCCGTACCTATCAGCTCTCGTGGGTCCCGAACGAAACCAATCGTCTCGACACCCGTAATTTCAGCCGCTCGGTACCACGTCGTCTGCCGGCGGAAGTCGCCTACGACATCATTCAGCAGGCTACTGCGGGGGACGATTCGATGGGAACGTACCTGACCAACATTGAAGACCGTGCCATTTCGATTCCCGGCACGCGGATTCAAGGGAACGCTTCCTATCCGCTGCAGATCTTCGGACGTAGCGAGCGGGCCAGCAACTGTGACTGCGATCGCAGCATGGAAGCGACCCTCCTGCAAACCGTCTTCCTGCAGAACGACTTCAGCCTGCACGCTTCGATGGCCAGCAGCGACAGTTGGATCGGCCAGGTCGAGAAGTCAATGAAGCCGCCGATCGACAAGAAATCGACCGAAGTCGGCAAGATCCAAGCCCAAATCAAACGCTTGTACGAGCAAATGGGTAACGGTCGAGCCGTGGCCGAACGCATGGCAGCCAATGGCAACCCAGAAAAGGCGAAAGAGATTCGCCAGAAGCTGGCAGCCGGCAAGAAGCGTTTAGAGGTTTTGCGAGCTGAATTGGAACGGGCCCAGCGCAAGCAAGAGAAGGAAAAGGCCGCCCCAGCTGCATTCGATTCTCCGGCTGAAATGGTAACTGAGGCCTACCTCCGCACACTCAGCCGCGAGCCAAGCGAAAAGGAGATGACCATTTCGTTGGCTCACCTGCGAAGCGCCGACGAGCCCGTCGACGGTCTGCACGACCTGATGTGGGCCCTGCTGAACACCAAGGAGTTCATCGTTAATCATTAG
- a CDS encoding DUF1801 domain-containing protein, translating to MAENKTKPTKESAAKFIDTLEDPQQRKDCKQLSKMMRAATGERAVMWGPSIVGFGTYHYKYASGHEGDIMIVGFAPRKNQISLYLTCDIQQMAPLLEKLGKHKTGKGCLYIKHLADIDTDILKQMIELGIEQIEQKHSAT from the coding sequence ATGGCGGAAAACAAAACCAAACCAACCAAAGAGAGTGCTGCAAAGTTCATTGACACACTGGAAGACCCGCAGCAGAGGAAAGACTGTAAGCAGCTATCCAAGATGATGCGCGCAGCCACCGGCGAACGGGCCGTGATGTGGGGCCCCAGTATCGTTGGCTTCGGCACGTACCACTACAAGTACGCCTCGGGGCATGAAGGGGACATCATGATCGTCGGCTTCGCCCCACGCAAAAATCAAATCAGCTTGTACCTGACGTGCGACATCCAGCAAATGGCTCCGTTGCTGGAAAAACTGGGGAAGCACAAGACCGGCAAGGGATGTCTCTACATCAAACACTTAGCCGACATCGACACGGACATACTCAAGCAGATGATCGAGCTAGGGATTGAGCAGATCGAACAGAAGCATTCGGCGACGTAG
- a CDS encoding DUF1501 domain-containing protein → MPINQTCDGVRRRDFLKVGVMGGIGLNLASYLSLAEAGEVSGGGQAKAGIFINLNGGPTHIDTFDPKPEAPSEYRGEFKPIKTNVPGIELSEHLPKLAQQADKYVVMRGVSHTLAAHQLGTEYVNTGTRPIASLQYPAYGSIVSKELETPEDLPPFVAIPRSAQSAGYLGVKYAPLATNSTPRAGQAYSVRGISLAGGLTIDTVERRHKLLAELDQTFAGFESDDQLLDGLDRFSHQAHAIITSKRARDAFDISKESPAFAKNFEQDDFSMSCLLAIRLIESGVRFVTITNGGWDTHQDNFARLKDSLLPKLDNGLAALFNGLHSKGMLDSTGVFVTGEFGRTPKINGRGGRDHYPRCMTMLMAGGGVRGGQVVGESDDKATLPKDGVGIKPDDAAASFFYNLGIDHTKEYHTTTGRPITIVRDGQVIRQLFS, encoded by the coding sequence ATGCCCATCAATCAAACATGTGACGGAGTACGCCGCCGCGACTTTCTGAAAGTTGGCGTCATGGGCGGCATTGGTCTGAATTTGGCTTCTTATCTTTCCTTGGCTGAAGCCGGAGAAGTCTCTGGCGGCGGACAAGCGAAGGCCGGTATTTTCATCAATCTGAACGGTGGACCGACCCATATCGACACGTTCGATCCTAAGCCGGAAGCACCAAGCGAATACCGTGGCGAGTTCAAGCCGATCAAGACCAACGTCCCCGGCATTGAACTGAGCGAACACCTACCCAAGCTGGCCCAGCAAGCCGACAAGTATGTCGTCATGCGGGGTGTCTCGCATACGCTGGCCGCCCACCAACTGGGTACCGAATACGTCAACACCGGCACGCGTCCGATTGCTTCGCTGCAGTACCCCGCTTACGGTTCGATCGTGAGCAAGGAACTGGAAACGCCGGAAGACCTTCCTCCATTTGTCGCCATTCCTCGTAGCGCCCAATCGGCAGGCTACCTGGGCGTGAAGTACGCTCCGCTGGCGACCAACAGTACGCCTCGCGCAGGTCAGGCTTATTCGGTGCGCGGAATAAGCCTGGCCGGCGGGCTGACAATCGACACGGTTGAACGTCGCCACAAGCTGCTGGCCGAGCTGGACCAAACCTTCGCTGGGTTTGAATCGGACGATCAACTGCTGGATGGTTTGGATCGTTTCAGCCACCAGGCCCATGCGATCATCACCTCCAAGCGAGCTCGCGACGCGTTCGATATCTCGAAGGAAAGCCCGGCGTTCGCCAAGAACTTCGAGCAAGACGACTTCAGCATGAGCTGCTTGTTGGCCATTCGTCTGATCGAAAGTGGTGTCCGTTTCGTTACCATCACCAACGGTGGATGGGACACCCATCAAGACAACTTTGCTCGTTTGAAGGATAGTCTGCTTCCGAAGCTGGACAACGGCCTGGCAGCGCTCTTCAATGGACTTCACAGCAAGGGCATGTTGGATTCGACCGGCGTGTTTGTGACCGGCGAGTTCGGTCGTACGCCGAAGATCAACGGCCGCGGCGGTCGCGATCACTATCCTCGCTGCATGACCATGTTGATGGCTGGCGGCGGTGTTCGCGGCGGTCAAGTCGTTGGCGAAAGCGACGACAAGGCCACGTTGCCGAAGGACGGTGTTGGGATCAAGCCGGACGATGCGGCTGCCTCGTTCTTCTATAACCTCGGCATCGATCACACCAAGGAATACCACACGACTACCGGCCGACCGATCACCATCGTGCGTGACGGGCAGGTTATCCGCCAACTCTTCTCGTAA
- a CDS encoding YcjF family protein, whose protein sequence is MPQPWKNQGLGLIVLLVLLGLAMIYVPGWVADIIREGNDLGTVGKWVYFSIVGTGAALLLGLAGWGIWTLVIAKIQKDRRREMRNRNPNELTPDQRRAELKENLESISDLRDEMADGDFRDTVDPMIDRIEEKLVGGNLEIIAFGTISSGKSSLLNALAGRDAFSTDIVGGTTVRRNQVDWPGNNKVQLIDTPGLGEVDGSIHQEIATHSAQDADIVLLVVDGPLRHSEFQLLELLAKMEKRVLVCLNKEDWFTDTDKAKLLQQITQQTKDIVQADDILSVRSRSTKRKRVRVLPDGTETEEEVDVPLSIEPLARRMMQVIKKDGTDLLLANLLTQSRGLVEKARKEVEDSIDRQADQLINRYMWASGGAGALTNPLPVPMVELAAGVAISTKMVMDLAKIYRQPVDLDLGVSLLGQMSKQFIGYCGVQVAAPFVALAIGSMIKTVPGIGTVSGMLLNSIVMALVTRWIGNVFMVYFKHGMQEPEGGLAGLARREWDKVTDSAYLRKLVQEARQRYVERK, encoded by the coding sequence ATGCCCCAGCCGTGGAAAAATCAAGGCCTTGGCCTGATCGTGCTGCTCGTCCTGCTAGGACTGGCCATGATCTACGTCCCTGGCTGGGTTGCCGACATCATTCGCGAAGGGAACGACCTGGGCACCGTCGGCAAATGGGTCTACTTCTCCATCGTCGGCACGGGCGCAGCCCTGCTTCTGGGGCTGGCTGGGTGGGGCATCTGGACTCTAGTCATTGCCAAGATTCAAAAAGACCGACGCCGCGAAATGCGGAATCGCAACCCCAACGAACTAACGCCAGACCAACGGCGAGCCGAGTTGAAAGAGAACCTGGAAAGCATCTCGGACCTGCGCGACGAGATGGCCGACGGCGACTTCCGCGACACGGTCGACCCGATGATCGATCGCATCGAAGAGAAGCTGGTTGGGGGCAACCTCGAGATCATTGCCTTCGGCACGATCAGCAGCGGGAAGTCGTCGCTGCTCAATGCGCTGGCCGGACGTGATGCATTCAGCACCGACATCGTGGGGGGCACGACCGTTCGCCGTAACCAGGTCGACTGGCCCGGTAACAACAAAGTGCAGCTGATCGATACGCCAGGGCTCGGGGAAGTCGACGGAAGCATCCATCAGGAAATTGCCACCCATTCTGCTCAAGACGCCGACATTGTCCTTCTGGTGGTCGATGGTCCACTGCGGCATAGCGAGTTCCAACTGCTGGAACTGCTCGCCAAGATGGAGAAGCGAGTGCTCGTCTGCCTGAACAAGGAAGACTGGTTCACCGATACCGACAAAGCCAAGCTCCTGCAGCAGATCACTCAGCAAACCAAAGATATCGTTCAGGCCGACGACATCCTTTCGGTCCGCAGCCGTTCGACCAAGCGAAAGCGCGTTCGCGTCCTGCCCGATGGCACGGAGACCGAAGAAGAAGTAGACGTCCCGCTGAGTATCGAACCCCTTGCGCGGCGCATGATGCAAGTCATCAAGAAGGACGGCACCGACCTTTTGCTGGCCAATCTACTGACGCAGTCTCGCGGACTGGTCGAGAAGGCCCGCAAAGAGGTGGAAGACTCGATCGATCGCCAGGCCGATCAGCTGATCAACCGATATATGTGGGCCTCAGGCGGAGCTGGTGCATTAACCAACCCATTGCCGGTACCAATGGTCGAACTGGCAGCCGGAGTTGCCATTTCCACCAAGATGGTAATGGACCTGGCCAAGATCTATCGCCAGCCGGTCGACCTGGACCTGGGTGTCAGCCTGCTGGGCCAGATGAGCAAACAATTCATCGGCTATTGCGGCGTACAAGTAGCTGCCCCGTTCGTGGCCTTAGCGATTGGCTCGATGATCAAAACGGTTCCCGGCATCGGAACCGTATCGGGCATGCTGCTCAACAGCATTGTGATGGCCCTGGTCACCCGTTGGATTGGCAACGTCTTCATGGTCTACTTCAAACACGGAATGCAAGAGCCTGAGGGGGGGCTGGCTGGCCTGGCCCGTCGCGAGTGGGACAAGGTCACCGATTCCGCATACCTGCGTAAACTGGTTCAGGAAGCCCGACAACGTTATGTCGAACGAAAGTAA
- a CDS encoding ABC transporter permease subunit, with product MFIGPVFTREAAVTPRRSKFYVYRAVYVAALFLLMCTAWLVLAGTQVIASVGDMARFGASIFHILAPIQLCLVIFFAAFSAAGAVAQEKDRKTLILLLMTRLNNSELVLGKMLASLINVFALIMAAAPVFCALFLFGGVSAGQVFRVLLVTFITALAAGSIGSTIALWREKTFQTLALTAMLITVLLGFSVVVSQRVLFDRLLGISAADWATAINPIWAVMEAANPFPTAEGNLAMIGGVIGLHVLIMSLGIVIMNGIAIGLVRVWNPSREARRGKEMEAKQLEESIWGAEHDMAKMDAAADQNAANEQRRSGHVDARTTEVKIDHRQVWDNPILWRETQTWAYGRKVLIIKFVYLALAVAATYMLYGMVAAGTAVYRGDQLGTTIPPIAWGIVPLYLISLVIVNALAVTSVTNERDGQALDLLLVTDLTPKEFTFGKLWGVMWVTREMILAPLAVTAYLWIAGAMQLDSFLFVSAGLVTMYFFVTMLGLHCGMTYANSRTAIGVSLGTVFFLFLGVITCILLMISFTESFHFQLFPFLGFVAGGGLGLYVAIGYRNPSNAILMSTLLLPGISFFAIVSFLLGKGFEVALATVLAYGFTTITMLIPAISQFDIEVGRRSGNDED from the coding sequence TTGTTCATCGGTCCGGTTTTTACCCGTGAAGCGGCTGTAACGCCGCGTCGCAGTAAGTTTTACGTCTACCGTGCGGTCTACGTGGCGGCTTTATTCCTGTTGATGTGCACCGCCTGGCTGGTACTCGCAGGAACGCAAGTGATTGCCAGCGTTGGAGATATGGCACGCTTTGGGGCGAGCATCTTCCATATTTTGGCTCCCATTCAGCTCTGCCTGGTGATTTTCTTTGCGGCCTTCAGTGCTGCCGGAGCGGTCGCTCAAGAGAAGGACCGCAAGACACTGATCCTGCTGCTGATGACCCGGCTCAACAATTCCGAGCTGGTTCTGGGCAAGATGCTGGCCAGCCTGATCAACGTGTTTGCCCTGATCATGGCAGCGGCCCCGGTCTTCTGTGCCCTGTTCCTGTTTGGTGGGGTCTCGGCAGGGCAGGTCTTCCGTGTGCTGCTGGTGACCTTCATCACGGCACTCGCCGCCGGCAGTATCGGCAGCACGATCGCCTTGTGGCGGGAAAAAACCTTCCAGACACTCGCCCTGACCGCCATGTTGATCACGGTGCTGCTTGGTTTCAGCGTCGTCGTTTCGCAGCGCGTTCTGTTTGATCGACTGCTGGGGATCTCCGCTGCCGACTGGGCCACTGCTATCAATCCAATCTGGGCCGTCATGGAAGCCGCCAATCCCTTTCCCACCGCCGAAGGCAACCTGGCCATGATCGGCGGGGTGATCGGCCTGCATGTTTTGATCATGTCGCTGGGAATCGTGATCATGAACGGCATTGCGATTGGCTTGGTTCGTGTCTGGAACCCTTCGCGAGAAGCCCGCCGCGGCAAGGAAATGGAAGCGAAGCAGCTCGAAGAGAGTATCTGGGGTGCTGAGCACGATATGGCCAAGATGGACGCGGCTGCCGACCAGAACGCCGCTAACGAACAGCGCCGCTCCGGGCACGTCGATGCCCGCACCACCGAGGTCAAAATCGATCACCGCCAGGTCTGGGATAACCCGATCCTCTGGCGAGAAACGCAGACCTGGGCCTATGGCCGCAAGGTGTTGATCATCAAGTTCGTTTACCTGGCCCTGGCAGTCGCCGCGACCTATATGCTTTACGGTATGGTTGCCGCTGGCACGGCCGTTTACCGTGGTGATCAACTCGGTACGACGATTCCACCGATTGCCTGGGGTATCGTGCCGCTGTACCTGATCAGCCTGGTGATTGTGAACGCATTGGCCGTGACTTCCGTGACGAACGAACGAGACGGCCAGGCTCTCGACCTGCTGCTGGTGACCGACCTGACCCCCAAAGAGTTTACTTTCGGTAAGTTATGGGGAGTGATGTGGGTCACGCGCGAGATGATTCTGGCACCGCTGGCTGTGACGGCGTATCTCTGGATTGCCGGGGCGATGCAGTTGGATAGCTTCCTATTCGTATCGGCCGGCCTGGTGACGATGTATTTCTTCGTCACCATGTTGGGTCTGCACTGCGGTATGACCTACGCCAACAGCCGCACGGCGATCGGCGTGAGCCTGGGGACGGTCTTCTTTTTGTTTCTCGGCGTGATAACGTGTATCTTGCTGATGATCAGTTTTACCGAGTCCTTCCACTTTCAGCTCTTCCCGTTTCTGGGCTTTGTGGCTGGCGGTGGTTTGGGCTTGTACGTGGCCATCGGTTATCGAAACCCATCCAATGCGATCCTCATGTCGACGTTGCTGTTGCCAGGCATCTCGTTCTTTGCGATCGTCAGCTTCCTGCTGGGGAAAGGTTTCGAGGTGGCTTTAGCGACGGTACTCGCGTATGGTTTTACGACCATCACGATGTTGATCCCGGCCATCAGCCAATTCGACATCGAGGTCGGCCGTCGTTCAGGGAACGACGAAGACTAG
- a CDS encoding RNA polymerase sigma factor gives MTSPAPQRLSEAEIADLHALYAEELRRFLWGVVGEASLVQDIIQITFRKLVEVGHETQAESRKAWLFQVAYREALAQRRRSATQKKVLETLHEDPRRNEDGLPVDPLVAQETADSVRQAIGELSPELQQVLRMRIYEDKTFAQIAEELDIPLGTALGRMRNAMIKLRGKLAWIERER, from the coding sequence TTGACTTCACCTGCACCCCAACGGCTCAGCGAAGCCGAGATAGCCGATTTGCATGCATTGTATGCGGAAGAGCTGCGCAGGTTCCTGTGGGGTGTTGTGGGGGAAGCCAGCCTGGTCCAAGACATCATCCAGATAACCTTTCGGAAACTGGTTGAAGTCGGCCACGAAACCCAAGCCGAGAGTCGCAAGGCTTGGCTGTTTCAGGTTGCCTACCGCGAAGCCCTCGCTCAACGCCGGCGAAGTGCGACGCAAAAGAAGGTGCTGGAAACCCTCCACGAAGATCCTCGCCGAAATGAAGATGGCCTGCCGGTCGATCCCCTGGTCGCCCAGGAAACGGCTGATTCGGTTCGCCAAGCCATCGGAGAGCTTTCGCCGGAACTGCAACAGGTTCTGCGAATGCGGATTTACGAAGACAAGACGTTCGCTCAAATCGCTGAAGAGCTCGACATTCCGTTGGGCACCGCACTCGGGCGAATGCGAAACGCAATGATCAAGCTGCGCGGCAAGTTAGCTTGGATCGAGCGTGAACGCTAA
- a CDS encoding YcjF family protein produces the protein MSNESNDNLTPDLPPNGDLPVDSGVTTAQPEPMSADDRRYVDALQSVRHTLDRFRGCSDQEKELLRRDLSQLQNMETKLTSGRVEIVVFGEISTGKSALINALVGKAVTQVDIQGGWTKEIWHVAWEGAGYRIPGLADSEVVLIDTPGINEVGGADRGEMAQDTARQADVILFVIDSDMNETEYSALMSLANVNKPIIVVLNKIDQYSPRERERLEEILNERLAGIIPPESIVETAAQPKEVEYIIQQADGTERSEWRTPPPKVEDLKLRLLEVLEEDGLGLLALNAAMYAADKSDRVASLKVKIREHRANQTIWSFAVVKATAVAVNPAPVFDVLGGSAVDIAMLRALAHIYGIEMTWSNIEKLATSILQAAGWTITAELGTHALSSVVKTLTLGWGTVLTAVPQGGAAGYGSYIVGKAAKYYFEHGASWGDEGPKTVVKRILEETDKKSVVQDLKEEIQKKLHLNRHSGSGS, from the coding sequence ATGTCGAACGAAAGTAACGACAACCTAACCCCTGATCTGCCGCCAAACGGCGATTTGCCCGTCGATTCAGGCGTTACTACTGCACAGCCTGAACCGATGTCGGCTGACGATCGCCGCTACGTTGACGCGCTGCAGTCGGTACGCCATACGCTCGACCGATTTCGCGGCTGTAGCGATCAGGAAAAAGAACTTTTGCGGCGAGATCTCAGTCAGCTCCAGAATATGGAAACGAAGCTGACCAGTGGCCGCGTCGAGATCGTCGTATTTGGCGAAATCAGCACCGGCAAATCGGCTTTGATCAATGCCTTGGTCGGCAAGGCCGTTACCCAGGTTGATATCCAAGGGGGCTGGACCAAGGAAATCTGGCATGTTGCCTGGGAAGGTGCCGGTTACCGCATACCTGGTCTCGCAGATAGCGAAGTCGTGCTGATCGATACGCCTGGCATCAATGAAGTAGGGGGTGCCGATCGTGGCGAAATGGCCCAAGACACCGCTCGTCAGGCCGATGTAATCTTGTTCGTTATCGACTCGGACATGAACGAGACCGAGTATTCGGCCCTGATGTCCTTGGCCAATGTCAACAAGCCAATCATCGTCGTGCTCAACAAGATCGATCAGTATTCCCCCCGCGAGCGAGAGCGGCTGGAAGAGATTCTCAACGAGCGTCTGGCCGGTATTATTCCGCCGGAGAGTATCGTCGAGACGGCGGCTCAGCCGAAGGAAGTTGAATATATCATTCAACAGGCCGACGGTACCGAACGCAGCGAGTGGCGTACGCCGCCGCCCAAGGTCGAAGACCTGAAGCTACGTCTGCTGGAAGTGCTGGAAGAAGACGGCCTAGGACTGCTGGCCTTGAACGCGGCGATGTATGCCGCCGATAAGTCGGACCGAGTCGCTTCGTTAAAAGTGAAGATCCGCGAGCACCGCGCGAACCAAACGATCTGGAGTTTCGCCGTGGTGAAAGCGACCGCGGTGGCTGTGAACCCCGCCCCGGTATTCGACGTGCTGGGTGGCAGCGCGGTCGATATCGCCATGCTCCGAGCCTTGGCGCACATCTATGGCATCGAGATGACCTGGTCGAACATTGAAAAGCTGGCCACCAGCATTCTTCAAGCAGCCGGCTGGACCATCACTGCGGAACTAGGAACGCACGCACTGAGTTCCGTCGTGAAAACACTCACTCTCGGCTGGGGCACCGTTCTGACCGCTGTTCCTCAAGGTGGTGCCGCCGGATATGGTAGCTACATCGTTGGCAAAGCAGCCAAGTATTACTTCGAGCACGGTGCCAGTTGGGGCGACGAAGGCCCCAAGACGGTCGTGAAGCGGATCCTGGAAGAGACCGATAAGAAGTCGGTAGTGCAGGACCTGAAGGAAGAGATTCAGAAGAAACTGCATCTGAACCGGCATTCCGGCAGCGGGAGTTAG
- the deoC gene encoding deoxyribose-phosphate aldolase encodes MQPTYEELAKMIDHSLLHPTMTDEQLEAGCQAAVQYGVASVCIKPYYVRRAAELLEGSGVLVGTVIGFPHGSNLTEIKRHETELACQDGAVEIDMVINIGKALSGDWEYVQTDIQAVCNEAHKHGAKVKVIIENDYLNSGGGGLDADALKQKLCQMCETAGADWVKTSTGFGFVKQADGGYNYQGATEHDLKLMREAVSETVQVKAAGGVRDLKGLIRVWELGASRCGTSATSQILDAYGKGDTSGSAKLGGGGY; translated from the coding sequence ATGCAACCTACCTACGAAGAACTCGCCAAGATGATCGATCACTCGCTGCTGCACCCGACCATGACGGACGAGCAGCTGGAAGCTGGTTGTCAGGCCGCGGTTCAATACGGCGTTGCATCGGTTTGTATCAAGCCCTACTACGTCCGCCGAGCGGCCGAACTGCTTGAGGGTAGCGGAGTGCTGGTGGGAACGGTCATCGGCTTCCCTCACGGCAGTAATCTCACCGAAATCAAGCGTCACGAAACCGAGCTGGCCTGCCAGGACGGTGCGGTCGAGATCGATATGGTAATCAACATCGGCAAAGCCCTCAGTGGCGACTGGGAGTACGTTCAAACAGACATCCAGGCCGTCTGCAACGAAGCCCACAAGCATGGGGCGAAGGTCAAGGTGATCATCGAAAACGATTATCTCAACAGCGGCGGCGGTGGCCTGGATGCGGACGCACTCAAACAGAAGCTATGTCAGATGTGCGAAACCGCCGGTGCCGATTGGGTGAAAACCTCCACCGGCTTCGGCTTCGTCAAACAGGCCGATGGCGGATACAACTACCAAGGGGCAACGGAACACGACCTGAAACTGATGCGTGAAGCTGTTTCCGAAACCGTGCAGGTCAAAGCGGCCGGCGGGGTTCGCGACTTGAAGGGGCTTATCCGTGTCTGGGAACTCGGCGCATCACGCTGCGGCACGAGTGCGACGTCGCAAATCCTTGATGCCTACGGCAAAGGGGACACCAGTGGCAGTGCCAAGCTGGGTGGAGGGGGCTACTAA